The genomic window TGTCCTCTGCCTACTTACAATTTTCATTGACACATCCTGTTTATGTATGCATGTATGTTATagattgatgatgaagagaaaataacGATGATTGATTTTCCACAAATGGTATCTGTTTCACACCGAAATGCACAAATGTATGTGACCTCTCATCTCTGCACCATGCCTCAGTACTTTCTTCcaaatttctataaaatattctTGGTTTGTTAATGAATTTTGTCTCTCAGGTACTTTGACCGTGATATCGAATGCATCTTCAAGTTTTTCAGAAAAAGGTGATTTAccaatttgattttctttttaatatatacatcattTGTTCACAATACCTAGTAGAAAATAATCTCTCAGTCGCTGAATCCATGTCATGAATGACCCTgaaattctcatttttctttgaactCTGGTCCTTTCTTACAGGTTTAATATGTCTTTCCATGAAGATAAAGGTGAATCAGAGGAGACGGAGGTGGATGAGAACAGCAGACCATCTTTTTTCGATATTACTAAAGATGCTAATGCTCTGGATAAAGATCTAGAAGCTAGTGGGTTCACAAGAAAGGAGCAGACTGACCTCGATAAAGTATGTGAGCCTATGACCTTAGTTATAACACTGCTTATCAATCTTCAATCAACCGTTTCTTGGTATTGCgtatatattttgaatcttAGGCAGACTAATTTGCAGCACTGGTCTCTGTGtggttttgtttcctcatTCTCTCTGGTATATAGAATGAACATATGGTTTCTGTCTTTTATAGTTTATTGAAGGTGGGGTGGAGAAGAGTGAAGATTCTGATGAGGATGAGgaatctgatgatgaagagcaGACTTGTGAATCAAACGAAGAAGGAAACctaaatgaaataaaatcattACAGTTGCAAGACAAGGTATAAAACTTTCCAATTCATCATACAACTGAAACATGTACCAAGTAAAGATGTCCTCTACTTACAGTATATGCTTTTGGCATGATGTAGGAGCAAAAAAGTTCAGATGGTGTTGAGGCAGAAGTTGAGTTGGATAATACCGAGAACGGTGAAAGCaatggagatgaagatgaagtcGGAAGTAATGAGGTTAGTATCTTGTGTGTGAGTAACTCGGAGAGTGAAGTAATGAAATCACTTACAAAAATGAGTTTTGCTACTTCCTTTGTacaggaggaggaagagaaagaggcagAGCTGGAGAAAAATTTGGGCAAGGTAAGACGCAGAGCCATGGCAGCAGCCAGGGGACGTAGAAAGTCACAGTCTTCAAGAAACACATACAAGGACAAAGGACGCGGATCCCAAAACTCCAAGATCCACAGCAACATGAGCGGCTTTTGATACTCCAACTGTGGGCTTGAATGGGCCGTATAATGATGTAAACGGGCCCATAATCTTTTTCTAGTGACTTTTTCTCGAATCGTTGAGTTTTCCAAATTGAACACCAACCAATGTACTGAGACagagaaattaaattataacgGATATGTTTCTTAataaatcaaatctcaaatgttattttgtccaaattttgtttgatgtagTTTTAGCGGGGCTAAACTGAAAACACATGAAAGTCAAAGGAGTAGATGCGAAACGCTCCCCCAGTAATTAGCGGAAATAGAAAATAATGGAACGCAACGGCTAGTGATCTCAACGGTcgaaaatttaaacttttttataataattgacagacctctctcttttgttaaaatccTAACCTTGTTCTCACATTAATCCTCCGCCGAGATtccttttgtcttcttcttcttcatcttctccatttcaATTACAAAGATGATGAGAGATGTTTTCAGGCCGACTAAATCAGCCCCTTGTTCTCCTGCAAAGCCACTTGGTATCTCTCGCACTCAATCTGAATCATTTCATGCTATTCACAAAGTTCCTGTCGGAGACAGTCCTTATGTCAGAGCAAAGAATGTTCAGGTGATTTGATTATATCCCTTCTATAGATCTgaatttgtgtttgatttgatttttgttctgtCTCTGATTGTTGTTTTATGGATCAGTTAGTGGAGAAGGATCCAGAGAGAgcaattcctctgttttggaAGG from Arabidopsis thaliana chromosome 3, partial sequence includes these protein-coding regions:
- a CDS encoding protein serine/threonine kinase (protein serine/threonine kinases;ATP binding;catalytics; FUNCTIONS IN: protein serine/threonine kinase activity, catalytic activity, ATP binding; INVOLVED IN: protein amino acid phosphorylation; LOCATED IN: cellular_component unknown; EXPRESSED IN: 21 plant structures; EXPRESSED DURING: 13 growth stages; CONTAINS InterPro DOMAIN/s: RIO-like kinase (InterPro:IPR018934), RIO kinase (InterPro:IPR000687), RIO2 kinase, winged helix, N-terminal (InterPro:IPR015285), Protein kinase-like domain (InterPro:IPR011009); BEST Arabidopsis thaliana protein match is: Serine/threonine-protein kinase Rio1 (TAIR:AT2G24990.1).) — encoded protein: MKLDVNVLRYLSKDDFRVLTAVEMGMRNHEIVPSELVERIACLKHGGTYKVLKNLLKYKLLHHDSSKYDGFRLTYLGYDFLAIKTLVNRGIFTGVGRQIGVGKESDIFEVAQEDGTILAMKLHRLGRTSFRAVKSKRDYLRHRSSFSWLYLSRLAALKEFAFMKALEEHDFPVPKAIDCNRHCVIMVQVKQLQNPETIFEKIIGIVVRLAEHGLIHCDFNEFNIMIDDEEKITMIDFPQMVSVSHRNAQMYFDRDIECIFKFFRKRFNMSFHEDKGESEETEVDENSRPSFFDITKDANALDKDLEASGFTRKEQTDLDKFIEGGVEKSEDSDEDEESDDEEQTCESNEEGNLNEIKSLQLQDKEQKSSDGVEAEVELDNTENGESNGDEDEVGSNEVSILCEEEEKEAELEKNLGKVRRRAMAAARGRRKSQSSRNTYKDKGRGSQNSKIHSNMSGF